The segment CCCCCAAATCGCCAGAGTTGGGCAGGTAGtcctgagggaaggaaggggcagCGCACTTGTTTCTCCACAGGTGTTAACACTTGGaaagaagtgtgcagtgctcctggaACACAGACCAAGAGGGCTAGTAAGACCCAATGCTGCTGGCCCATCTATTGTGCTTTTGTGTAGTAACCAAGGCCGAGGCCTGAGCCCTTTGTTGTTCAGTAAGCCTAGATCAGCCTGGTCTAATAGGGAGGCTTTGACTCAAAACCCAAACAAGAGACAATAAAACAAGCAGAAGTAAACCCACAAGAATAGAGCTCTAGGCGGTTATTATGAAGCCAGTGTGTCATCAAAGGTGGGTGAAGGTAACGGACTTGAATGTCTGTAAGGTATGAGGAACCAAAGAGATATATAAGTGCACGTTATATATTGTAGAATTTACATAATAGAAGTCAAACAGAAGTTTGGACAAACATCAAGAGCCCACAGGATTCCTGTCCAGTTGGTGGGCTGCATGAAATGCTTAAGGTTGCTGGGTGAAGGGGGCATCCTGGTTGGGAATTCTGGGAGTTAGTGGAGGAAGAGCTTTGATAATATTTTGTGTCTTGTATGGGTGTTTGATTAGTAAAGTCTAACATTTGTCTTgtagagaggcagaagatatTAAGTAAATTAGGAGCTCTTGCCATGTGAACGCTGGGAACCTCTTAGGTGCAGGGATTGGAGCAGTCTGTGGATAAGCATTAAGGAGACCCCTAGGTGCTCTGTTCTCCATTCTAGGCACTATCCTGAGCACTGTGTTGTATATGAAGCCTAATTCAATAGAGTCTTGACTCTAGGAGAAATGTATCGTTTGATTTCTCTGATTTATTTCCTGTTAAACGTGCATGCAGGACTAGGATAAACTCACAACGAAGTCTCCCGTGACCTTGGGACCAAAGTGTGGTCTGGGCTGGCCAAGATAGGCTAAGGTTGTGATATTTTGGCTCAACAGTGTGCCACCTAGAGAGGTTTATGGCTGAGTAGACATTCATTCAACAAGAAGAGACAACCACAATTCCAGTTCTCAGGAGCCATTGGCTGTGGGTGTTTGTGATAAGGACTGGATTGTCTGTAGAATGAGATCCAGGAAGACATGTGCATttacaaggaaaggaaagaaggaatgaagagaGAAACATTGAAAGAAGAGGGAATTACCACGTGACTGAACTGAGCAGGAATGAACAGGTCCCTTGGGCAGCAGCATGCTAAGAGATCCATTTCTAGAGATGGTcacagaagagggaaggaaagatttcTTGTGTATGGAACCCAAAGGACAGGAGACCCAAAAGAATGTCACCATTGTGTTTCATACCTTTAATTCAGGCACTGGATTGGGTTTGGtaacaggcaggtggatctctgagttcaagttcagccttgTCTTCAGATGGAGTTATAGGACAGCCAAGGTCATACAGACAAAACTTGTCTCAAGAAAGGTGTCTTCTACCTGTCAAGGTTCCATAAGATGTGGCTGAGGACTAAGTGTGGTCATAGGGTGGGAATGTCTGTTGGATGTGAGTGGATGAAAGGAGGAGCATATGGGAGGGTCGTGGGTGGCAATTAAAGCAATGTCTTGGAGTAGAGATTCTATATGAGGTGGATCTGTGTGACGAGTGAGAGCCCGATGATATATGTGGTAATTAGATCATAATGCTCTCGTGTGggagatgagggtggggtgtgATCATTGAGCTGCTGCAAATTCCATGGCCCCTTCACTCCTTGTTTAGAGAGAGCACCAGCAGAAATGAGGAGGATCTGTGACTTTTAAAGCTTGGGCAGGACATTCAATTGCCCTCCTCCCTGGCCTGACAGTCTGATATTAAGATAGGAGCTAGTTGCAAGTTTATTGAAGTATTGAGATTGCTAATAAGCTTGGGAACCAGGCAGTTAGTTGGTCAGAAGGTCTGAGTGAGTTCTGCTCTATAAGAAGAGCAAAGTAAATGCTGGGTAGGCATGATGGGTTGATGGGTGCTCTCTGAAGCTTTTCTGATGTATTTCCTTTTTCCATGTTCTATAGTACAGGAACATACTCCAGTCAGTTCAGAACACAGATATGATTGAAggtccctcctttcttcccaaaTTCCAAATGTCTTCATATACCCCCATGGACACCAGTTCCCAATTGCCTCAAGAGCCTTCATGGAACTTAGCTTTTCAAATGGGCCAGAGTCCCCTTGTGACCTCAAGAACTCCAATGCAATCAAGTCCTTCAGTGCCTGAACAGAACCTAAATTGGCAAGAGTCCCAAGGGTCATCAAGAGAATCAAGTATCCAGATGCAACCAGGTCCTGTAATGGACCCAGGTTTCCCAACTCTGAGAAGCCCCTCAGGGCATCCAAGTCATCAGAGACCTTCAAGACCCTCATCGAGATCTGGTTTCCATGTTCCCATAGAACCTATGGCACTGTCAGATAAACATGGCGGTAAACAAACTGGCCCTGTAGCTCCAAGGAAGTGCCGAAAGGAACGCACTCAGTACTCCGCAAAACAAAAGTCCGTGCTGCAAGAACATTTTGCTGAGTGCCAGTACCCAGACAAGAAACTGTGTTTGGAGCTGGCAACCTTGTTTGGTGTGACAGAGAATGAGATCAAGGTTTGTCTCTCTCTTTACCCTTAGGCCCATAGCAAAAATATCCCCTTTCCGATCAGGTACCTGAATTTTGTGCTTCTTAAATGCATGGGGATGTGTGGACAGTTTGGGTGGTGGATATTCATTCATGCATCCAATGCTGTGCCTCACTTTCTCCATCAACTGGATACCAATAGGGATGTAAATGATTCCCCTCCAGGGTCCTAGAGGTTAGACATCAGAACTCGTACTAAAACGtaagagacacaaacacactctctCCAATCCTTGGTCATTCATATTCTATCATACTACAATCTGCTAGGGATCTTGAATCTCAGGCTTCTCTGTTGCTGCCTCATGAAGTATTGCTATAGAAAAAGCTTACATTCAATTGTTTTACCTTGTGGTCCAGTTAGGGGAAACTGGGCATTCCCCTGATCTTTCCTTTGTCTTTCAGGTCTGGTTCAAGAACAACCGGGCTAAGTGCAAACAGAAGAATGTTCCAGAAGCACTGCCAGAGACAAATGGAGGCCCTGAAGCTGTTTCTTGGTCAACTGATTTTCCTGGTTCCATAGCTGTTGTTGGTTGTGACCAGGGAGAGCCCATGGCCACAGCCATTCTGGATGTGGATTCCACTCCCAAACTGAACTGCAGCCAGGAGTCTTCTCTGGATGGCAATTGGACCTATGATGGTGCCATGTGTTGTCTGCCAGAAGACGTGCTTGACGGTAATGACCCTGTCACTGCTGGAGACTCTGGTGAATCAGCACCAGTTGAAGCCCAGTCTGACCTTGCAGCAGCTGGAGCTCCAGTTGCCATGGCAGTTGACACCCAAAACCCAGAGGAGTGTGAGGATTTACCTCTATTGGACGAAGGGGTCTGGCAATGGATGCTTGAAGACTTTCACCAATTGGAAGACTGGTTTACCAAGAACTACATTGAGAGTCCTAGCAGTGCTTCTCACCCCCTTGACTAGTTTAGACGTTTATATCTATAAAGAAGCATGTTAATGGACACACTTAACCCCTGAATTTGGGGAAATTTCCCAAGTCTGTATGCATTAGTTTCATGCCACTGTGATTATAATGTGAGGTCATTTCAAAAGTCATTGAAAATGTGCATTCCTTATTGTTGGATTATATGTTCTCTAATAAAGCAAACATTGCTGCAAAACTAAAAAGACTGTTTTGTCAGAGTTTTCCAATGCATGCATGCAAATGTCTTGGTACGTGGAGCTGGAGAAGACTGTATGGTCCCCTGGAGTAGAATTGTAGACAGTCaaggttttatgtgtgtgttcggAAATGAACTTAGGTCCTTTGTAATATTTTCCTGATTCAGTTTTGTCTTCCCAGAAAACTCTATCTTCTACCATTTTGACAAAGAATTAACAGTAATAGTTGGGCTTAATCTTATACTGTTTGTCTGAATTCTGTGTTAATCCCCATAGCTCAATAGCTCTGTTCCTGTCCTGTTTTTTGTCAAGAAAACATTGTTTCATTGATATTATCAACTACTTTTGGCTCAAAAACTCTGCTCACCCCAAATTCTATGAAAACCCTTAAGCTGTCATAGCAGATATGCGACACATCCATTCTAGTCCTGTGTGAGCACACCCAACTCATATCACTGCACAGTGACCGGCTGAGATTTCCTGTGTTATTAGCATTCCTGAATCctctctgatgagggctgagagATGCACTGGTCTACAGGTGTAGCAATCAGTCAACAAGAAATGTTTCAatcctctgttctttccttgaTGGGCTTATTTTCCTTAAACATTAGTATTAAAAGTAACTAGGAAAAGGGAAGTTTCTGAAACAAAACTAAGCATAGAGAGTCTTTTCTGCATCTCTCCCCCTATtcctctcccctttttcctcATTTCCCCTTCTGTCTGGCATCTTCTGCTGGGGGCAGATTGCCTGGTCATCTGCTctcctgaagaaaccacagccTGACCCATTCCAGGACATACACATAAGGCAAGTGGACAACTGactccacagtctgaaggcctcccagaaaCTCTTTAGCATGCATGGCCACTGAGCCAACAGTTTGAAAGCCTACATGGAGTTCTGCTgcacagagggaaagagaaaccacagtctGTAGGCCACCCTGGAGAACATCTTCACACAGAAGAGCAGCTTGAGTGCTACTCTGAAGAcacaacagtctgaaggcctcccggGAGATCTACTGCAGTCAGGGCAATGAAtctgcagcttctctgcccctctgaagaacCCTCAGTTGGAAGTCCCCACACTTTGTCGGTTCAAGGCAGGGGCTCAGGCCTACCAGGAGATCTGAAGGAACCCAGGGACAAAGAAGGCAGGCTCCAGTGATACGAAatttagaaggaaggaaggaaagaaggaagggaggaaggaaggaaggaaggaaggaaggaaggaaggaaggaaggaagaaaggaaggaaggaaagaaggaaggaaggccgaATTGAGGATACTTCAATCCCACATAGAAGGAGGAGCTAAATAACAACAgccagcagagggagggagggaaattgTTGATAGAGTGAAGGTGGGACTCTGGAGGGATCCCCCATTGTGAGAGACAGGAGGAAAGCCCAGTGGGACAGAAGGATGAATTGAAATATTCAGTTGCAGGTGCATGGTGGGGGGTGGCAcctctagaaagtgccagagccctgggatgtgagaggctccaaAGACTCAGTGGGGATGACCTTTAGCAGAAATGAGCAGCAGTGGTGAGATGGAACCTAAATGACCACCTCCAGATAGGAAGACTAAGTCACCAACCCAAAAGGATCCATGGGCTGCTCCTTGGCGCCTAGCAGATATGGAGCAATGGACTGCTCTGTCGTCAGGGGTAGAGGATCTTCCTAATCCTGTAGAGCACTGATGCCTCAGAGAAGGGTAATGTGGGAGGACTGTGGAGTGTTAGGAGGTAGGGGGAGTGATGGGTGGGGGCAGGTGGAGAGTAAGGAGAGAAGAGCACCCTCTGGAGCCAAAGGGAGTGGTGATgtgaagaaagcaggagggataccaggacatgtgtgtgtgtgtgtgtgtgtgtgtgtgtgtgtgtgtgtgtgtgtgtgtgaccatttGAATGTAACTAAAAAAATGagttttgagacagagacagacagtgaaagacagagagacagagaggtggacAAGGCAACTGACACTGCATTGGCAAAATATGGGTAGATCTGGGGATTGGATctaatataatattttctttcttttttcattaattaattcatttattctctTTTCACACCAATATCAGCGCCCTCACCTTCCATTCTCCACACTTCCCATAACTCatcttcccatcctcccttctaGTCTCTTCTGGGAAAAGGGAGACTCAGTTGGGGCTCACTACATCCTGGTACATCAAATTTctgcaggactaggtgcatcctttTACACTGAGGCCAAGTAAGCCATCCCTGGTAAGAACATGAGATCCATAGACAGAACACAGCTTGAGGGAGAGCCTTCCCTTCATTTGTTTGGGACCAtgcatgaagatcaagctgtcCATCCGGTACATATGTACAGAGCCTAGGTCTATCCTATGGTAGTTCTGGTtttgtggttcagtctttggTAGCTCCTAATTGTCCAGGTTGTTGACTCTGTTGGATTTCCTCTGGAGCTCCTATCCCATTCAGGGCATTCAAGCTTTCCCAGCTTTTCTAGAAGAGTCACTgagctctgtccaatgtttggttctgggtctctgcatctggttCAGCTCCTCAGTGGGGTCTCTCTGAGCACAGTTGTGCTAAGATTCTGAGTACAAGCATAATAGCATCAGGGATTGGAGCTTGCCATGAGTCTCACATTGGACTGCCTTGGCTATCTGGTCCATCtctttcttgaatttcttttagactggacaaattttgggttaaaaacTCTATGGGGTGTTTAGTGtccttattcctccactgggggtcccTCATCAAATCCACCAAAACAAAAGTGTTGTGTTGGAGCTCAGTGTGCAGATTGGGCACCATCCTCACTACCAAATCTACTGTGTGGTAGGAAATGCTGAGAATTCTGGTTCCTGAACGTCATCATCAACTACCCAGCAAGTTGGAGGCCAATTTAGGATATAAAAAAATGAACACGAAACAAAAGTATTGATAAGTAAGTTTTCAATAGAAACTGCAATAGTCAAGTCTTCCACAATATgaatgctttcttctctctctggctTATAGCAAGAGCACCTGCAGGACCAGTATCTTTGCAGAGGCCAAAGAATCTGGATAAAATTGGGCAGTGGAGGCTCAGGACCATACTCccagctcttgagaggcagaggcagatgaggcagaggcagaggcagaggcagagacagaggcagaggcagaggcagaggcagaggcagaggcagaggcagaggcagaggcagaggcagaggcagaggcagaggcagaggcagaggcagaggcagaggcagaggcagaggcagaggcagaggcagaggcagaggcagagaggcatgtcTGTGTCTATAAGTTTGAGATCAGCTTGGTCTAGAGAGTAAGTTCTTGGAAatccaggctacacagagaaatgcttcctcataaaattaaaatgcacacacacgtgcacaccacacacacacacagacacacacacacatgcacacacacactctcacacacagagagaaagagagggagagctagaaagagagagagagagagagagagacagagagagagagagagagagagagagagagagagagagagagagagtaaaagcaAGGTGGACAAATTCTCCCCTAAGGATACAAGTTTTCTAAACATAAACAGCCGAAACATGCATTAAGGGCAGAATATTACTGTGAAATATTCAATATTAGCCAAAGTGTTTTTATAAAGGCTCACACAAGAGACCTTGGCCTCTACTGGCAGCATTTGTTCAAGCAGTTAACTGAGAAATGCAGTCATATAGTGAATTTGAGTTCCGtctgaaaattgaaaaaaaatctgaggGTTGTGTGAGAGCTCAACCAACCACTGTGTCATCAAGACTGAGTTTTGTGTTCACATAGTGGATAGGCAAAACCAGTTTCTAAAcgttcttttcttccctttcttgaatatattttatttacatttcaaatgttattccttttatAGGCTCCCATCCATGAGCCCACTATGTTCTCCCCCTGCCCTAATTCTATAAGCGTGTTCTCCCTCGCCAACCACCCTTCCCTTCCTAACTCTGTGCCCAGACATTTCCTTATACTGGGGGTGAGGGGGTTATAGCCTTTTCAGAACCAAGGATTTCTCTTCTCATTTTTTGCCCaacaggccatcctctggtacatatgcagttggagctaggggtctgtccatgtataccctgtgggtagtggtttagtacctgggagttctggttggttggtattgatgttcttatggCGTTGCAAGACACTtcggttccttcagtccttttaatCCTCTAATGTggaccccttctcagttcaatggtttgctgctagcactggcCTCTGTATCTGACACAATttagcaaagcctctcaggggacagctatatcaggctcctgtcagcattatTGTCTagtttttgatatatatatatatattatatatactatatatatgtatatatgtatatatccagaTTTTGCAGgcctgaatgaccattccttcagtctctgatccaagtttgtctccatatatcctccaatgaatacttttgttcccccttttaaaaaggactgaagcacacACACTTTGGTCGTCCATCTACTGGATCTTCATGTTttgtgtggattgtatcttgggaaattggaggttttgggctaatattaacttatcagtgaatgtataccatgtgcattttttgtgattggttacctcactcaggatgatattttctatttccatccatttgctcatgattttcatgaagtcattgtttttgatactctgttgtgtatatgtaccacattatctgtatccattcctctgttgttggGCATCTTggtagtataaataaggctgatatgaacatagtggagcatatgtctttgttgtatgttggagcttcatttgggtatatgccgaagagtggtctagcttgtattctgttgatgatgcttgtgcctattactcctgatctctttcctaagttttttCTTTCCAGGGctatctccctttgtgttttctttataatttccaattttaaatcctggatgggtTTGTTCAATCTATTCACCTGTTTGGTGTGTATTTCTACAATTctctaagggatttttgtgtttcaccTTGAAGTGCTTAAGTGCTTCAAGGTGAAGTGCTTTCACCTTGAAGTTTAACTGtgctgtcctttatttctttaaggatgttatttatgtccttcttacagTTCCCTATCATCATTATGTGATGTGATTTTAATTAATTCCTAATCTTGCTCTTCACGTGTATATGGATATCCAGTATTCGCATTGGTGGTAGAAATGGGCTCTGAAGATGCCAAgcagtcttgctttctgttgtttactttcctgtgtttttctgtcGCCAtaatgttgtctctggtgttagcctgttttgctgtctctgacagtggcttgacccttctgtaaccctgtgtgtcagccctcctgtagacctgttttctttctgctggaTCTGGGTATAGAGATCTGCTCCAACGTTTGTTTGTCCTGATGCCTCCATGTGGTTAGCTTGGAGCAGACGAATCGGTCTTTCCTTTGTTCTCATGTGTGTCATAGCTCCTTTCAGTCCTGGGCATAGGCAGCAAcgtgaagggtcctgcccctgactgcttctaaGTTCCTTTCTGTAGGGGGCAGAGAGGGCACTAGGCATGTTCCTCTGgggtcaggaatgtgaacagatgtagttgtctcctctgagctctcagaatttttctcacttctgagagtccagctctcttctccattgaatttgggtacagagatctgTAGGACTGTTTCAGTTCTGGATGCAGGCAGAAACGAGCTCCATGCTCTTTTCTAACATTCGCATGTGGACCCTGATGAGATAAGACTAAAATAATATACAACAcaagaaatggaataacaatttcaatctatttccttttttatataccAGATGATACTGAGATTTGTCCCCAGGATCTCAGAAAAATGTAGAACAAGACTCTGAGAAAAATCTCACCTGGTCCTTATTTGTAGAATTTACAGCTGCTTTTGTGATTAGTTTTAATCCTCTCTAAATGTGAAGGAAGTTTCCCAGGGTTTGATCTAGTAACCTAAGATTCATTTCTAAAACAGTTCTTGAGAATAAGTAAGGGACCAGCTGGAGATTCCCTTTTCCTGCATTGAGAGTGGGTAAACATCTGAGATGCAAGCTGAGGTTCCTAGGTATTGATTATAAACAGTTCATTCTTTCACAAAAGGACATCAGCATTTTCTTATTATTTCCATTTAGCCTAGGGACAATGTGGGAGCAGAGACCCAGGCACCAGCACATCAAAACCCTGAGCCATCTATGCAGGAGTCTTGGAGTATCTGCATAGATACCACAGTGTGTATAATGAGAGTGAAAGGTCCTTTAGATAGTGTGGATGGCCCAGGATGGAGAAGGTAATTGAATAAGGGGGCAAACAAAGTGGGTGTAGACTGAACAGGATGTTGTCTCCTAAGGCAAGGGAGGTGCCTAGTATGAGGAATAATGGTAGCACCCATGGAAGTAGACTGAATAGAAATCTATTTCCTGAGAAAGTGACTTACACATGCAGCACCAATGTCTTCTAAGTAGCTTCATGAGTCAAAGGCCAAGTTTTCCTTAAAATTCAAACTCCACACAAAGCCATCATCACCCTGAGATTGTTCTGGAACTATGATTAAATCTTGAACATTGTGCAGACTTACACCTGTAATTAGGACTCAGCAGGCCGATCCAAGGTCACCTCTAGAACAGGCTAGAATAATAGAAAAACCAGgtctcaaaacccaaacaaaagatAATAAACAGGAATAATTAAATCTACAAGCCTATGCCTACATGAGGTAAGGTTGAATCCTGAGTGGCACCAAAGTGTGGGTGAGGATAATGGATCTGAGGTTCTGTGGAGTGGGTGGATAGAAAGATTGGGAGGAAAACTAAGTTTCCAGATTGTAGAGAGATGTAAGGGCAGGTCCTGGGAGTAGAGGTCAATCAGACAGAGGATTGGGCAAGCTGCAGCAGCCTGGTGGTTTTCTGGTGAGTTGTTGGTTCCATAAATTgcttagaaggaaggaaacaattaTGAGGTGCTACCAGTGGGAAGGAAACCCCTCCACAACAAAATGAGAAGACCCTTATTTCTTGATACGGTTATTGATTAGGGAAGGCCAAATTTCCAGTGTACTGGAGTCCCCAAGTACAAGAGACCCCAAGTGATGGAGCTAAGGCTGTGATAATTTCTCAGAATGTAAACAAACCTTGATTTGAATATATCTGCTGAGTTAAGAATGATGTGCTCAAAGACTGGTGTGGTAGTCCACACCTTTTCTCTAGCTCTGGGTAATTAGAGGAAGGTAGATCTTTTCTGAGTTGCCTGTCAGCCTTGTCTATCAATTGAGTTAAAGGACAGCCAGGGAAGTTATGCTAtgaaaccttttctcaaaaaccaaacaagcaaagaaacaaacaaaggaaaaagaaaccaaattaaACCACCACCAAGTAAACGTTTGGTGTCTTCAACCTGGCCATACTTAGTGGTGCCAGGGGGCGGGACATGGAGAGTATTTGTTGGATATGAGCGAATGAAATTGGAGCTGCTGACATGATCCTGGGTGAAGATTCACTTTCAGCCAAGTCCTTGAAGTAGACATTCCATACCAATAGGCATCTTCTTTAgaacctcagcaacaaagatagactTTTTCTCAAATTAAAGGAATTGAAACAGTTTTTCCtagcaaagaaaccaaaaaggtGCAGATATCAtactaatatctaataaaatataatttcaatcATAAGTGATCAAAAGAGATGTTAGAAAGATACCTCATACACCTCAAGAAACAATCCAACAGAGTAAGATTTAAATTCTAGACATCTATCTTCCT is part of the Rattus norvegicus strain BN/NHsdMcwi chromosome 1, GRCr8, whole genome shotgun sequence genome and harbors:
- the Obox2l1 gene encoding oocyte-specific homeobox protein 5, which encodes MIEGPSFLPKFQMSSYTPMDTSSQLPQEPSWNLAFQMGQSPLVTSRTPMQSSPSVPEQNLNWQESQGSSRESKPMALSDKHGGKQTGPVAPRKCRKERTQYSAKQKSVLQEHFAECQYPDKKLCLELATLFGVTENEIKVWFKNNRAKCKQKNVPEALPETNGGPEAVSWSTDFPGSIAVVGCDQGEPMATAILDVDSTPKLNCSQESSLDGNWTYDGAMCCLPEDVLDGNDPVTAGDSGESAPVEAQSDLAAAGAPVAMAVDTQNPEECEDLPLLDEGVWQWMLEDFHQLEDWFTKNYIESPSSASHPLD